From Streptomyces sp. NBC_00370, a single genomic window includes:
- the helR gene encoding RNA polymerase recycling motor ATPase HelR: protein MNPPSTSAFDLPERLSAKAAPAQIARDEQHFAAIARSLQQTIDELTGQLDAARKGPGGIGRQAMDRDTEVHRLTARLRALRRFGLDLCLGHMVSAADAETEGVTGTGTETDGDSGTGTGTGTGTETESDGPEPVYVGRLGLTDSTGRRLLLDWRSPAVEPFFGATHANPMGLASRRRYRWTRGRISDYWDEVFTADEFAAHAALDDQSAFIASLGSNRSSRMRDVLGTIQADQDAIIRAGSRGALVVDGGPGTGKTVVALHRSAYLLYSDPRLGHRKGGVLFVGPHQPYLGYVADVLPSLGEEGVQTCTLRDLVAEGAAAKDETDPGVALLKSSARLVRAIEPAVAFYEEPPAKGMNVTTHWSDIPLSADDWDAAFEAAEPGTPHNEAREQVWEELLTILVDKHEGDASEALLRKSLRQNRELLTAFNRAWPLLEAADLVGDLWTVPAYLRKCAPWLNPDEVRQLQRADAQAWTVSDLPLLDAARQRLGDPEASRRNRRHKASVAAEREQMDKVVDSLLAAQDDGEGVMTMLSGADIQSALVDEAATATIEPDLLAGPFAHIVVDEAQELTDAQWQMLLLRCPSRSFTIVGDRAQARHGFTESWQERLERVGFDRINLATLSVNYRTPEGIMAEAEPVIRAVLPDANVPTSIRTSDLPVVHGPASDLSAILDTWLAAHDEGIACVIGDPTFRATSRVRSLTPALSKGLEFDLVVLVDPEKFGEGIEGAVDRYVAMTRATQQLVILTTG from the coding sequence GTGAACCCCCCGTCCACCAGCGCGTTCGACCTTCCCGAGCGGCTTTCCGCCAAGGCTGCCCCGGCGCAGATCGCCCGCGACGAGCAGCATTTCGCCGCCATCGCCCGGTCGCTCCAGCAGACGATCGACGAGCTGACCGGCCAGCTCGACGCCGCGCGCAAGGGACCCGGTGGCATCGGCCGGCAGGCGATGGACCGGGACACGGAGGTTCACCGGCTGACCGCCCGGCTGCGCGCGCTGCGCCGCTTCGGCCTGGACCTGTGCCTGGGGCACATGGTCAGCGCGGCCGACGCTGAGACGGAGGGCGTCACCGGCACAGGCACGGAGACCGACGGCGACAGCGGCACCGGCACCGGCACCGGCACCGGCACCGAAACTGAGAGCGACGGTCCCGAGCCCGTGTACGTCGGACGGCTCGGCCTCACGGACAGCACCGGACGGCGGCTGCTGCTCGACTGGCGTTCCCCGGCCGTCGAGCCGTTCTTCGGCGCCACCCACGCCAACCCGATGGGCCTGGCGAGCCGCCGCAGGTACCGCTGGACGCGCGGGCGGATCAGCGACTACTGGGACGAGGTCTTCACCGCGGACGAGTTCGCCGCGCACGCCGCCCTCGACGACCAGTCCGCCTTCATCGCCAGCCTCGGCAGCAACCGCTCCTCGCGGATGCGGGACGTGCTCGGCACGATCCAGGCCGACCAGGACGCCATCATCCGCGCCGGATCGCGTGGCGCGCTCGTCGTCGACGGCGGTCCCGGTACGGGGAAGACCGTCGTCGCCCTGCACCGCTCCGCGTACCTCCTCTACTCCGACCCCCGCCTCGGCCACCGCAAGGGCGGCGTGCTGTTCGTCGGCCCGCACCAGCCGTATCTGGGGTACGTCGCCGACGTACTGCCCAGCCTCGGCGAGGAGGGCGTGCAGACCTGCACCCTGCGGGACCTCGTCGCCGAGGGCGCGGCGGCCAAGGACGAGACCGATCCGGGCGTGGCGCTGCTGAAGTCGTCGGCGAGGCTGGTGCGGGCGATCGAGCCGGCCGTCGCGTTCTACGAGGAGCCGCCCGCCAAGGGCATGAACGTCACGACCCACTGGTCCGACATCCCGCTGAGCGCCGACGACTGGGACGCCGCTTTCGAGGCGGCGGAGCCCGGCACCCCGCACAACGAGGCGCGCGAGCAGGTCTGGGAAGAACTGCTCACGATCCTGGTGGACAAGCACGAAGGCGACGCCTCCGAGGCCCTGCTGCGCAAGTCGCTGCGGCAGAACAGGGAGCTGCTCACCGCCTTCAACCGCGCCTGGCCGCTGCTCGAAGCGGCCGACCTCGTCGGCGACCTGTGGACCGTACCCGCCTATCTGCGCAAGTGCGCGCCGTGGCTGAACCCCGACGAGGTACGGCAGCTGCAGCGCGCGGACGCCCAGGCCTGGACGGTCTCCGACCTGCCGCTCCTGGACGCGGCGCGGCAGCGGCTCGGCGACCCGGAGGCCTCGCGACGTAACCGTCGGCACAAAGCCTCTGTCGCGGCCGAGCGGGAGCAGATGGACAAGGTCGTCGACTCCCTGCTCGCCGCCCAGGACGACGGCGAAGGCGTCATGACGATGCTGAGCGGCGCGGACATCCAGAGCGCCCTGGTCGACGAGGCCGCGACGGCCACGATCGAACCCGACCTGCTGGCAGGCCCGTTCGCGCACATCGTCGTGGACGAGGCGCAGGAACTGACCGACGCGCAGTGGCAGATGCTGCTGCTCCGCTGCCCGTCCCGCAGCTTCACCATCGTCGGCGACCGCGCGCAGGCCAGGCACGGGTTCACCGAGTCGTGGCAGGAAAGGCTGGAGCGGGTCGGGTTCGACCGGATCAACCTGGCCACGCTGAGCGTCAACTACCGCACACCGGAAGGGATCATGGCGGAGGCCGAGCCGGTCATCCGCGCGGTGCTCCCGGACGCGAACGTGCCGACGTCGATCCGTACCAGCGACCTCCCCGTCGTCCACGGCCCGGCGTCGGACCTGTCCGCGATCCTCGACACGTGGCTCGCCGCGCACGACGAAGGGATCGCCTGCGTGATCGGCGATCCCACGTTCCGGGCGACGAGCCGCGTCAGGTCGCTGACTCCCGCGCTGTCGAAGGGGCTGGAGTTCGACCTGGTGGTGCTGGTGGACCCGGAGAAGTTCGGCGAGGGCATCGAGGGGGCGGTCGACCGGTACGTGGCGATGACCCGGGCCACGCAGCAGCTGGTCATCCTCACCACCGGCTGA
- a CDS encoding RNA polymerase sigma-70 factor: protein MTDDPARDDPFVTHRSLLFTVAYEMLGSAADAEDVLQESWLRWADVDHTQVRDPRAYLVRVVTRQALNRLRTLSRSREEYVGEWLPEPLLTSPDVAEDVELAESVSIAMLTVLETLGPTERAVFVLREVFELPYGEIAAATGKSAATVRQVARRAREHVAARRPRVRVSRSEQQAVVGRFLLALRTGQLDLLMEVLAPDVVMIADGGGQVLAALVPINGADSVAELLARANQVVSGFDTTPVWLNGAPAGRIEFDGEPSAVSLEVEDGRITRIYVVRNPQKLTRLDAPSQLAR, encoded by the coding sequence ATGACGGACGACCCCGCCCGCGACGACCCGTTCGTCACCCATCGCAGCCTGCTGTTCACGGTCGCCTACGAGATGCTCGGCTCGGCGGCCGACGCCGAGGACGTACTCCAGGAGTCCTGGCTGCGCTGGGCCGACGTCGACCACACGCAGGTGCGCGACCCGCGCGCGTACCTCGTGCGGGTCGTCACCCGCCAAGCGCTCAACCGGCTGCGGACGTTGTCCCGCAGCCGGGAGGAGTACGTCGGGGAGTGGCTGCCGGAGCCGCTGCTGACCAGCCCCGACGTCGCGGAGGACGTGGAACTCGCGGAGAGCGTGTCGATCGCGATGCTGACCGTGCTGGAGACGCTGGGGCCGACCGAGCGCGCGGTGTTCGTGCTCCGCGAGGTCTTCGAGCTGCCGTACGGCGAAATCGCCGCGGCCACGGGCAAGTCGGCGGCGACGGTACGACAGGTCGCGCGACGCGCACGCGAGCATGTCGCGGCGCGGCGGCCACGGGTGCGGGTGAGCCGGTCCGAACAGCAGGCGGTGGTGGGCCGGTTCCTGCTCGCCCTGCGGACCGGGCAGTTGGACCTGCTGATGGAGGTCCTGGCGCCGGACGTGGTCATGATCGCCGACGGTGGGGGACAGGTGCTGGCTGCCCTGGTCCCGATCAACGGAGCCGATTCCGTCGCGGAGTTGCTGGCCCGCGCCAACCAGGTGGTGTCGGGGTTCGACACGACACCGGTATGGCTCAACGGCGCGCCCGCGGGCCGTATCGAGTTCGACGGTGAGCCGTCGGCGGTGAGCCTGGAGGTGGAGGACGGCCGGATCACCCGGATCTACGTGGTGCGCAACCCGCAGAAGCTGACGCGTCTGGACGCACCGTCCCAACTCGCCAGGTAG
- a CDS encoding DUF6400 family protein, whose protein sequence is MNEDNPAELIPFSIDLTFEEARRRTEVVAALGPDWDPVAALQGEDEAYALLYSGLDAEQQRTYDMLVAAGVLPGPRPEPESGPESGEGPGPESGEGPGRAAAH, encoded by the coding sequence ATGAACGAGGACAACCCCGCCGAGCTCATACCCTTCTCGATCGACCTCACCTTCGAGGAAGCCCGGCGACGGACCGAGGTCGTGGCCGCGCTCGGGCCCGACTGGGACCCGGTGGCCGCCCTCCAGGGCGAGGACGAGGCGTACGCCCTGCTCTACTCGGGCCTGGACGCCGAACAGCAGCGCACCTACGACATGCTCGTGGCGGCCGGCGTCCTGCCCGGGCCGAGGCCGGAACCGGAGTCGGGACCGGAGTCGGGGGAGGGGCCGGGGCCGGAGTCGGGGGAGGGGCCGGGCCGTGCGGCTGCCCATTGA
- a CDS encoding helix-turn-helix domain-containing protein yields the protein MGLWQIGTDTLARSRFVLSPFAETFASLKLLYAGAGGHPGEETWLRAHLPGYRARLAADPVAAPLVQTAIGTSWISDFFCPTSCAGESFEQTVERVRAAGAEEARANLRVSAGGSLTAVLERDDLPERAAALLTYVWEETVRPYWARRRRVLEADMVARTARVNQGGWAAVLDSLNPGTRWLGESRFQVNVLAYPPREIAAGAELLFMPVTPRTSWVSWEGRERYAVVYPCLGVLAEDHDRRPVPAGLGALVGAARAALLTLLGTPMSTTQLVAVTGQGLGSVGRHLRVLLDAGLVERRRAGRSVLYVRTAAGEVLVEASGVGRPR from the coding sequence GTGGGCTTGTGGCAGATCGGCACGGACACCCTCGCGCGCAGCCGGTTCGTGCTCTCGCCGTTCGCCGAGACCTTCGCGAGTCTGAAGCTGCTGTACGCGGGGGCCGGCGGTCATCCGGGCGAGGAGACGTGGCTGCGCGCGCATCTGCCCGGCTACCGCGCGCGCCTCGCCGCCGATCCGGTGGCCGCGCCGCTCGTACAGACCGCGATCGGCACGTCCTGGATCTCCGACTTCTTCTGCCCCACCTCGTGTGCCGGGGAGAGCTTCGAGCAGACCGTGGAACGGGTGCGGGCTGCCGGGGCCGAGGAGGCGCGGGCCAACCTCCGGGTGTCCGCAGGGGGTTCGCTCACCGCCGTCCTGGAGCGGGACGACCTGCCCGAACGGGCGGCTGCGCTTCTGACGTACGTCTGGGAGGAGACCGTACGGCCGTACTGGGCGCGCCGACGGCGCGTCCTGGAGGCCGACATGGTCGCGCGGACCGCGCGCGTGAACCAGGGAGGCTGGGCCGCCGTACTGGACTCGCTGAACCCGGGGACGCGCTGGCTCGGCGAAAGCCGGTTCCAGGTCAACGTGTTGGCGTATCCGCCCCGGGAGATCGCTGCCGGGGCAGAGCTGTTGTTCATGCCGGTGACGCCGAGGACGAGTTGGGTGTCGTGGGAGGGACGCGAACGGTACGCCGTGGTCTACCCGTGTCTGGGCGTACTCGCCGAGGACCACGACAGACGGCCCGTCCCGGCGGGGCTCGGAGCCCTCGTCGGGGCGGCACGGGCCGCGCTGCTGACGCTGCTCGGCACCCCGATGAGTACGACGCAACTGGTCGCCGTGACCGGGCAGGGGCTGGGGTCGGTGGGCCGGCATCTGCGGGTGCTGCTGGACGCGGGCCTGGTGGAGCGGCGCCGCGCGGGGCGGTCGGTGCTGTACGTGCGGACGGCGGCCGGGGAGGTGTTGGTGGAGGCGTCGGGGGTGGGGCGGCCTCGCTGA
- a CDS encoding helix-turn-helix transcriptional regulator — protein sequence MTQDNDDLDSLVRKRIRALRVAQGWSLDELATRARLSASTLSRIENGQRRLAVDQLVTLARALDTTLDQLVETGADDVISSPVIDAAHQMMRWSVRADPGMTVLRRRMTGPAPDNPSSMRAHPGREWFVVLSGTADLLLGNRRFRVETNQAAEFPTMLPHAMGAVGGPCEILGIFDRDARRGHQRDDADGTGPGGTGRAGPAAPGDAA from the coding sequence ATGACGCAAGACAATGACGATCTCGACAGCCTGGTACGCAAACGGATCCGCGCTCTGCGCGTGGCGCAGGGCTGGTCACTGGACGAGCTGGCCACCCGCGCCCGGCTCAGCGCGTCCACCCTCAGCCGGATCGAGAACGGTCAGCGGCGCCTCGCCGTCGACCAGCTCGTCACCCTCGCCCGCGCCCTGGACACCACACTGGACCAGCTGGTCGAGACGGGCGCCGACGACGTCATCTCCAGCCCCGTGATCGACGCCGCCCACCAGATGATGCGGTGGTCCGTCCGGGCCGATCCCGGCATGACCGTCCTGCGCAGGCGGATGACGGGGCCGGCGCCTGACAACCCGTCAAGTATGCGCGCCCACCCCGGCCGTGAGTGGTTCGTCGTCCTCTCCGGCACCGCCGACCTGCTGCTGGGCAACCGGCGTTTCCGGGTGGAGACCAACCAGGCCGCCGAGTTCCCCACGATGCTCCCGCACGCGATGGGGGCGGTGGGCGGGCCGTGCGAAATCCTCGGCATCTTCGACCGCGACGCCCGGCGCGGTCACCAACGGGACGACGCCGACGGTACCGGCCCTGGCGGTACCGGCCGCGCCGGGCCCGCCGCCCCCGGGGACGCGGCGTAA
- a CDS encoding MarR family winged helix-turn-helix transcriptional regulator, giving the protein MDAAAAPRPNGTLDHIRWISWAQRKAGEEWIRARELSHEQSFALGYLVKNPGAIQRDIAQMTRTSAASVSSLLQGLERRGLIERRTEPGNERSKRVYATPVGAELISGFEAAMAAADETILAPLDQAERATLLALLTKVTAELPQPTRS; this is encoded by the coding sequence ATGGACGCAGCAGCCGCACCTCGGCCCAACGGCACTCTCGACCACATCCGCTGGATCTCCTGGGCCCAGCGGAAGGCCGGCGAGGAGTGGATCCGGGCACGCGAGCTCAGCCACGAGCAGAGCTTCGCGCTCGGCTATCTGGTCAAGAACCCCGGTGCGATCCAGCGGGACATCGCGCAGATGACCCGCACGAGCGCGGCGAGCGTATCGAGCCTTCTGCAGGGGCTTGAGCGGCGCGGCCTGATCGAGCGCCGTACGGAGCCCGGCAACGAACGCAGCAAGCGCGTCTACGCGACGCCGGTCGGCGCCGAACTCATCTCCGGGTTCGAGGCCGCGATGGCCGCGGCGGACGAGACGATTCTCGCCCCGCTGGACCAGGCCGAGCGGGCCACGCTGCTCGCCCTGCTCACGAAGGTCACGGCGGAACTGCCGCAGCCCACGCGGTCGTAG
- a CDS encoding maleylpyruvate isomerase family mycothiol-dependent enzyme → MTESLEFSALLRLIDERSAAFRSAVAAAPSLDAPVPSCPGWTLFDLVQHLGTGQRWWAAVVAAGPAEAPPAKDAAAAPRELKALLAWYAESNELLLSALREAGPERECWAWWRAGVSPANGWGVARRRVHEVLVHTYDAQLTAGAVQPMPADVAIDGVAEFLDTCNSTPAAWPHESATIHYHATEGRSWLLTLDGTGAWPAPLTDDAAPASASATGTAEQLLLFVWGRLTLSDLQIKGDQQVFERLIAWEPEE, encoded by the coding sequence GTGACAGAGAGCCTTGAGTTTTCCGCCCTGCTGCGACTCATCGACGAGCGGTCGGCCGCGTTCCGGAGTGCGGTTGCCGCCGCGCCCAGCCTTGACGCGCCGGTGCCGTCTTGCCCCGGATGGACGTTGTTCGATCTGGTGCAGCACCTGGGTACGGGCCAGCGCTGGTGGGCCGCGGTTGTCGCCGCGGGCCCGGCCGAGGCTCCGCCGGCCAAGGATGCCGCGGCGGCGCCGCGCGAGCTCAAGGCGCTGCTGGCCTGGTACGCCGAGTCGAACGAGCTGCTGCTGAGTGCGCTGCGTGAGGCCGGCCCGGAGCGCGAGTGCTGGGCGTGGTGGCGCGCCGGCGTGTCGCCGGCGAATGGCTGGGGCGTCGCCCGGCGCCGGGTGCACGAGGTGCTGGTGCACACCTACGACGCCCAGCTCACCGCAGGCGCCGTGCAGCCGATGCCGGCGGACGTCGCGATCGACGGCGTGGCCGAGTTTCTCGACACCTGCAACTCCACCCCGGCGGCCTGGCCGCACGAGTCCGCCACCATCCACTACCACGCCACCGAGGGCCGCTCCTGGCTCCTCACGTTGGACGGTACCGGCGCCTGGCCCGCACCCCTCACGGACGACGCCGCGCCCGCCTCCGCTTCGGCCACGGGCACGGCCGAGCAGCTGCTCCTCTTCGTCTGGGGCCGCCTCACGCTGAGCGACCTGCAGATCAAGGGCGACCAGCAGGTGTTCGAGCGGCTGATCGCCTGGGAGCCCGAGGAGTAG
- a CDS encoding FAD-dependent oxidoreductase has product MNTHVTIIGAGLGGLVLARVLHVHGVPATVYEAEASPTARAQGGMLDIHDYNGQLALEAAGLTEEFRGLILEGREAVRVLDRDGTVLFDRADDGAGARPEVQRGELRQTLLDSLPAGTVRWGHKVSGVRSLGDSRHEVTFADGSTVVTSLLVGADGAWSRVRPLVSDAVPTYTGRSYVETYLYDSDTRHPVAAKAVGGGSLFALAPGKGIMAHREKDGNLHTYVALAEPQEWFAAVDFSDGATAAARIAREFDGWAPELTALITDGEIAPVLRTLNTLPNGHRWDRVPGVTLLGDAAHLSAPNGEGANLAMYDGAELGKAIAAHPDDVEVALAAYEKAMFPRGAEAAADGDELHEFLFGDDTPHGLIAAFNGDDEPTA; this is encoded by the coding sequence ATGAACACGCACGTCACCATCATCGGCGCCGGCCTCGGCGGTCTCGTCCTGGCCCGCGTACTGCACGTACACGGCGTACCCGCCACCGTCTACGAGGCGGAGGCGTCACCCACCGCCCGCGCTCAGGGCGGCATGCTCGACATCCACGACTACAACGGTCAGTTGGCGCTCGAAGCGGCGGGCCTGACCGAGGAGTTCCGCGGTCTCATCCTGGAGGGCCGCGAGGCGGTACGGGTCCTCGACCGCGACGGCACCGTCCTGTTCGACAGGGCCGACGACGGTGCGGGTGCCCGCCCCGAGGTGCAGCGCGGCGAGCTGCGGCAGACCCTGCTCGACTCGCTCCCGGCCGGCACCGTGCGGTGGGGCCACAAGGTCAGCGGGGTGCGCAGTCTCGGCGATTCCCGCCACGAGGTGACGTTCGCCGACGGCAGCACCGTCGTCACGAGCCTGCTGGTCGGCGCGGACGGCGCGTGGTCCCGGGTCAGGCCGCTGGTCTCCGACGCCGTACCCACGTACACCGGCAGGTCGTACGTCGAGACGTACCTCTACGACAGCGACACCCGGCACCCGGTCGCCGCCAAGGCGGTCGGCGGCGGATCGCTGTTCGCGCTCGCGCCGGGAAAGGGGATCATGGCCCACCGGGAGAAGGACGGCAACCTGCACACGTACGTGGCGCTCGCCGAACCGCAGGAGTGGTTCGCCGCCGTCGACTTCAGCGACGGCGCCACGGCGGCCGCGCGGATCGCGCGGGAATTCGACGGCTGGGCACCGGAGTTGACCGCGCTGATCACCGACGGCGAGATCGCGCCGGTCCTGCGCACTCTCAACACCCTCCCGAACGGACACCGTTGGGACCGGGTGCCGGGGGTGACCCTGCTCGGCGACGCCGCCCATCTCTCGGCCCCGAACGGCGAGGGCGCCAACCTCGCCATGTACGACGGCGCGGAACTCGGCAAGGCGATTGCCGCGCACCCCGACGACGTCGAAGTCGCCCTCGCCGCGTACGAGAAGGCGATGTTCCCGCGTGGCGCCGAGGCCGCCGCGGACGGCGACGAACTGCACGAGTTCCTCTTCGGCGACGACACACCCCACGGCCTGATCGCCGCGTTCAACGGAGACGATGAGCCAACAGCCTGA
- a CDS encoding MFS transporter translates to MRSYRTLFRTPEFTPFLLSFAAFAAAQTIGGLALGTLVFRATGSPLLSAVSMFGPQLAQLLGGVFLLSGSDRLPPRAMLTGLALAFAAGTAVLALPGLPVWAVFAVVLLQGLVASLGGGVRGGLLNEILTKDGYVLGRSVYNMLWGLTQMAGFATGGALLALLSPPTCLLLAAGLYVLSALVNRLGLTARPPRATGRPSVAATWRANALLWSSRPRRLTYLGLWVPNGLIVGSDSLYVSYAPQAAGTLYAFGALGMFAGDMAVGRLVPPAVRPRLATPLRLLLAVPYLFFVLRPGVALSAVAVTVASVGFAASLVLQERLMSLTPDDLTGQSLGLHGTGMAALQGIGAVLAGTLAQLTSPATAMTLMATASVIATLTLAALNRAEARRPTPLDRPGSVAREPGR, encoded by the coding sequence ATGCGCAGCTACCGAACCCTGTTCCGCACACCGGAGTTCACCCCGTTCCTGCTCTCCTTCGCCGCCTTCGCCGCGGCCCAGACGATCGGCGGCCTGGCCCTCGGCACGCTGGTGTTCCGGGCCACCGGCTCGCCGCTCCTGTCGGCGGTGAGCATGTTCGGGCCCCAACTGGCCCAGTTGCTGGGAGGGGTGTTCCTGCTCTCGGGCTCCGACCGGCTGCCCCCCCGCGCGATGCTGACCGGCCTCGCGCTGGCCTTCGCGGCCGGTACGGCGGTGCTGGCGCTGCCCGGTCTGCCGGTGTGGGCGGTCTTCGCCGTCGTACTCCTCCAGGGCCTGGTCGCCTCGCTGGGCGGGGGAGTACGCGGCGGGCTGCTGAACGAGATCCTCACCAAGGACGGCTATGTGCTGGGCCGTTCGGTCTACAACATGCTCTGGGGCCTGACCCAGATGGCCGGGTTCGCGACGGGCGGCGCGCTGCTGGCGCTCCTGTCCCCGCCGACCTGCCTGCTCCTCGCGGCGGGACTGTACGTGCTGTCGGCCCTCGTCAACCGTCTTGGCCTCACGGCCCGTCCACCGCGCGCCACAGGCCGCCCGTCCGTCGCGGCGACCTGGCGCGCCAACGCGCTGCTCTGGTCCTCCCGCCCGCGCCGCCTGACGTATCTCGGTCTGTGGGTCCCCAACGGCCTGATCGTCGGCAGCGATTCGCTGTACGTCTCGTACGCGCCCCAGGCAGCCGGAACGCTGTACGCGTTCGGGGCGCTCGGCATGTTCGCGGGCGACATGGCGGTGGGCCGCCTCGTACCGCCCGCGGTACGCCCCCGGCTCGCGACCCCGCTGCGCCTGCTGCTGGCCGTGCCGTACCTGTTCTTCGTCCTACGGCCGGGCGTCGCTCTGTCGGCCGTGGCCGTCACCGTCGCCTCCGTCGGCTTCGCCGCGAGCCTGGTCCTGCAAGAGCGGCTGATGTCCCTCACCCCCGACGACCTCACGGGCCAGTCCCTCGGCCTGCACGGCACGGGCATGGCAGCCCTCCAGGGCATCGGCGCCGTCCTCGCGGGCACCCTGGCCCAACTGACTTCTCCGGCCACGGCGATGACGCTGATGGCGACCGCGTCCGTCATCGCGACCCTGACCCTCGCGGCCCTGAACAGAGCCGAGGCACGACGGCCCACGCCGCTCGACCGGCCCGGCTCCGTGGCCCGCGAACCCGGCCGCTGA
- a CDS encoding VOC family protein gives MTTRISLTLDCTDATLLGRFWKTALGYVDEPPPAPFTTREEWHASFDLPADDSVDDGAWLCDPDGIGPPLSILKVPEPKTAKNRLHIDVRVPGHGSPEERWARIRAKAELLIAAGGTAVEEFDGHHIVMADPEGNEFCVAAAQREG, from the coding sequence ATGACGACCAGGATCAGTCTGACCTTGGACTGCACGGACGCGACGCTCCTCGGCCGCTTCTGGAAGACGGCGCTGGGGTACGTCGACGAGCCGCCGCCCGCGCCCTTCACGACCCGCGAGGAGTGGCACGCGAGTTTCGACCTTCCGGCGGACGACTCGGTGGACGACGGGGCGTGGCTCTGCGATCCCGACGGCATCGGGCCCCCGCTCTCCATCCTCAAGGTCCCTGAGCCCAAGACGGCGAAGAACCGGCTCCACATCGACGTCCGGGTGCCGGGACACGGCAGTCCCGAGGAACGGTGGGCACGGATCAGGGCGAAGGCCGAGCTGCTGATAGCGGCGGGCGGTACCGCCGTGGAGGAGTTCGACGGGCACCACATCGTCATGGCCGACCCGGAAGGCAACGAGTTCTGTGTCGCCGCCGCCCAGCGTGAGGGCTGA
- a CDS encoding NAD(P)/FAD-dependent oxidoreductase: protein MPEKTETVDAVVIGGGAAGLNGALMLARSRRSVVVIDSGTPRNAPAEGVHGLLGLEGVAPGELLRRGREEVRGYGAEVVTGEVTSALPDPSAVSDSSADSDPRFTVTLSDGTTLRARRLLVATGLRDVLPDVPGLAQHWGRGVVHCPYCHGWEVRDEPIGVLAVGPASVHHALLFRQLTDDLVYFTNSTELDEETRARFAARDIRVVDTPVAAVESAADGTIAGVRLTDGEIVHRSVLAVATTLWARTEGLAGLDLPMEDLPGGMGRHFVTEVAGGTQVRGVWVAGNATDPMAQVGASAAAGALAGARINADLVMADTDAALAATRPDGVVAAATV from the coding sequence ATGCCCGAGAAGACCGAGACCGTAGACGCCGTGGTGATCGGCGGCGGCGCCGCAGGCCTGAACGGCGCGCTGATGCTCGCCCGCTCCCGCCGCTCCGTCGTCGTGATCGACAGCGGTACGCCCCGCAACGCGCCGGCGGAGGGCGTGCACGGCCTGCTCGGCCTGGAGGGCGTGGCGCCGGGGGAGCTGCTGCGCAGGGGCCGGGAGGAGGTGCGTGGGTACGGCGCCGAGGTGGTGACCGGCGAAGTGACCTCGGCCCTACCGGACCCCTCCGCCGTCTCCGATTCCTCAGCAGACAGCGACCCGCGCTTCACGGTCACACTGTCGGACGGCACCACCTTGCGGGCGCGCCGCCTGCTGGTCGCCACCGGACTGCGCGACGTACTGCCCGACGTGCCGGGCCTCGCTCAGCACTGGGGGCGCGGCGTTGTGCACTGCCCGTACTGCCACGGCTGGGAGGTGCGGGACGAACCCATCGGAGTCCTGGCCGTGGGCCCGGCCTCCGTCCATCACGCGCTGTTGTTCCGGCAGTTGACCGACGACCTGGTGTACTTCACCAACAGCACCGAGCTGGACGAGGAGACCCGCGCCCGCTTCGCCGCCCGCGACATCCGCGTGGTCGACACCCCGGTGGCGGCGGTCGAGTCCGCCGCGGACGGCACCATCGCGGGCGTGCGGCTGACGGACGGGGAGATCGTGCACCGTAGTGTGCTCGCGGTGGCGACGACCCTGTGGGCCCGTACGGAGGGCCTGGCCGGGCTTGACCTGCCGATGGAGGACCTGCCGGGCGGTATGGGCCGCCACTTCGTCACCGAGGTGGCGGGCGGTACGCAGGTACGAGGCGTATGGGTGGCCGGCAACGCCACCGACCCGATGGCCCAGGTCGGCGCCTCCGCAGCCGCGGGCGCCCTGGCCGGCGCACGCATCAACGCCGATCTGGTCATGGCCGACACGGACGCGGCCCTCGCCGCGACGCGGCCCGACGGTGTTGTGGCGGCGGCAACGGTCTGA